The genomic interval ATTGGAAGTCTTGTTTGGTTTGACTGTTTTCACAGGAGTTTTCATGGCACGACCACGTAAGGAGTTGTCGAAGGTCCCCTTGACCCCCGCCATGGTGAATTGGGCGGAGGCGCTGGGTGATGCGATTGGCCGCGGCGTCCTCCGCGCGATGAATCAGGGCATTCCCTCAGGCGGCAGCAATGGCCACAACGTGATGGTGGCCAGCCGCCGCCGGGGCCGTCCGCCCAAGGCCCTTGCGGGCAACATGGTCGCGGCGGACCGGCGCTGCACCATGCCGGATTGCACGCGGGAGCAGCGCTCGAAGGGACTGTGTTCAGCACATTACCAGGCGGAGCGCCGGCGCCTGCTGGCCGGCGGAAAGCCCGCCTGAGACACGCGGTTCGCGGTGACGCCCACGGCCCTGGGCGAGCCGCGGTGCAATCCGTGTCTCCCATCGCTTGTCCCATTTGTGAGACAGGCGGAACTCAAAGCAAACGATTTCAGTCCTATTTCGCCTGCCAGGGGTCGGCTTCGGTGCTGGTGGCCTTGAGCAGCTCCCACGCGGAAAGGACATCCACCACCCGCTCCAGCTCGTTGGGCAATGAGCGCGCCCGCTGAGAGCGCAGGTAGTCTTCCGCGAAGGCTCTCAACCGCGCCCCCACGAAGAGCCGAGCCAGCGCCACTTCTGTCTGTCCACTGAAGTCGAGGAAGCGGATGCCAAAGCCACTGCGTCCGCCAGGCCCGTCCGCGCGCTCTTCCCGGACGATTTCCGCCCGAGCACTCACCGCCGAGGCCCCCGGCTCCAGCACGAAGCTCACCCCCAGCACCGTGCCCAGCGGCAGGTAGAAGGTGCTCTCCAGGAAGGCACCGCTGACGCTGACGTTGATGGAGGCCAGGCTCGCCGAGAAACGGCGCCCGCCGGCATCGTCATCCACCCAGACCTCGAAGCGTGTCGTCAGCTGCGCCCGGGGAAACTCCCGGTGCTCCGGCTCCCCTTGGTTCCGCTCGATGACAGGCAGGAATGACGCACCCGGCTGTGTTGTCACTGGCCGGCGGACCTCCTCCTTCACCCCGCCACCAGGCCTTGGCTCCAGCGGCTTGATGTCCCTCGCCGCCAGCGCGATGTCCGCCACGCGGACGCTCCCAACCGCCTTCTGCCCACCCTTCCTCTGCATGCAGACCTCCACCGGCCCGAGAGGGACTTGCCCTCCCCCCGGAATTGGTGGGGCGATTCATACACCAGTGTCAGGGTGCCCGCCGAGCCTCCCGCACCCAAGCAATAGCGGGGAGTCAATACTCGCGACGTCTCAGAACATGTGACGACGCATGCTGATGTTCACTAACAAGCCAATACTGAGCATCACGGACATCATGGAAGACCCGCCATAACTCATCAATGGCAGGGTAATTCCCGTCACCGGTAACAGACCGATGACCATGCCGATGTTCTCGAACA from Myxococcus stipitatus carries:
- a CDS encoding PilZ domain-containing protein, with protein sequence MQRKGGQKAVGSVRVADIALAARDIKPLEPRPGGGVKEEVRRPVTTQPGASFLPVIERNQGEPEHREFPRAQLTTRFEVWVDDDAGGRRFSASLASINVSVSGAFLESTFYLPLGTVLGVSFVLEPGASAVSARAEIVREERADGPGGRSGFGIRFLDFSGQTEVALARLFVGARLRAFAEDYLRSQRARSLPNELERVVDVLSAWELLKATSTEADPWQAK